ACCCGGCTGGCGCGCGGCACCGCATAGCGGATGATGGTACCTGGATTGAAGGGGTTCGGCATGTTGGAGAAGAGCGCAAATGCGGCTGGCAGGTCTGCGCTACTTGCTTGCCCAACTGACAGCGGCCCCAGCGCGTTGCCGAAATCAAGCGTGTCGAAAATCTGATGTGGTTGCAAGGTGATCACATATCCGGCGGCGGAAGGCGGCCACGTCTGGTGCCAGTCCCCGAATAATTCCTGTGAAACTGAATACTGGCCAGCCGCCACTTGCGGGAAAACAAAACGGCCGTCTGCATCAGTCGTGGCGCGAAAGGAAGCTGCGCCGCGGAGATGAATGGTCCGACCCAGCAGCGGGAATTCGGTTGGTTCCCTTAAGCCGTTGCCATTCTTGTCGAACCATACTGTGCCGCCGAGCGCGCCACCGTCTGGCGCCCACAGTCCGAAATCGACATCGTGCGCGGACTGGCCCAGAGTCAAATGGAGCACGTGCATGCCCGGCGGAACGGTTTTGCTCCATCCCGGCAGGACCTTCACCGCAATCGAATATCCCCCCGGATCCAACTTCCGGAACGAGTAACTGCCCGACAAATCCGTTGGCACGCTGTCCTGCCGTGCGCCGGCCAGGTAAACTCGCCAGCCCGCCAGGCCTGCCTCATTCGCATCGCGTGCACCATCGCCGTCCAAATCATGCCAGACCGTGCCGTGAATTTCTCCGCGTTGCGGCAGAATGGAGACCTGGCCGGGCAGGCTGCGCACAGGCACTGTTACTGCGTTCATGTCGGTTGCGGAGGTCTCGCTGAAACCAAGCTCTGCAATCTTTGTGTCGGGCGAGGGGTTGGGCCCGACGCGAAACTTCAACGTCGCGAGGACTCCGTCGCCTGCAATCGGCAGGCCTTGCGATTTTTCAAAAACCATACCTACCCTTGCCGGCGTGATCGGTATGACGCGCAGCCTGCCTTCCGGATCAAGCGGTCCGGGCGCAAATTTCACGAACGAGAGCGGATGTTGTGTGACCTCCAGAGCTGCCCTGAAGGAGGAAAGACTCTCGCCGTTCAAACGCAAGGAAACGGGCACCGCCAGCGTGTCGCCCGGCTCGGCCTCCAGAGTGGTTGGGGCGAAGACGATGATGCTTGCTCCCGGCTCGATGGGGTCGTAAGGACTTACGGCATAGTAGAGCAAGACGGTGGGCGCAGCGCCACCGCCGATGATCGAGTTGCCGGTGTTGCCGTCGGATTGATAGACCAAGTGAATGGCCTCGGTGAGGTTGTCGGCCACCGAGGCCCACAAATCCTCCGACTGCGGTGTATCCGTGATATTGACGACTCTGCCAATGACATCACCGCTGGTCGGCGTGCGCACATAGATGTCGGTAAAGTGCGTGCTGTCGGTGTCAAAATCCAGCGGCCGGTAGGCGGCAAACACCAAGTAAAGGCCATTGCTGCCGTCAAACGCGGCCTGGGGCTGCATGGTGAGCGTGGCATCGGCATTGATTTGATCGAAAGGATCGCCAGCGCGAAACAGATCTTCATCCGATTCCAATTGCGCGTCGGGCAAGTCTTTCCAAGCCACCACTTGTTGAATGCTTCCACCCTCCTCCCAATGTTGAATACCGACCTCGCGCGAGTGCCACAGCTCGAGCGCGGTGCCTGCCGTATCTTGCGTGGCGCGCACGGCTTCCCAGAACACATGCAGCTTGCCGGTGTTGTCGTAAATCAAATCGCACGTGTCCCAGGGGCGAATCTCCTGCGCGCCGATGGGAAGATCGTTCGGATAATTGGTGAGATTGCGGTAGGTCCACGTCGCCCCGTTGTTCTGCGTTTCCCAGAGATGAATGTCGCCTCCGCGCTCAGCCACCGCGATCGCGGTCTTGTTGCCGAAGCTGTCCATGGCCTGATCATCGGCACTGAATTGCGGTGTGCGCAGAGAAGTGTCCGGCTTGAGAACCTGCTGAGTCGAGCGCCAATCGTACTCATTAAAAAGTGTGACTTCCTTGCTTTTCGCGATGCCATTGAGCACGCCACGCACTGAAGAACAGATGATGATTTTATCAGCGCCATCAACCGTCAAGCGCGGCCAAAGCAGGGGTAGCCCCGTATTGTTGTTCAGAATTCCCGTCGTCCAAATCGCAAAACCTTGCAGGGCATCGATGGTTACTTCATGACTGCGATTGGGTTCGCCGGAATGCACGGCTACCACGCTGCGTCCATCTGCCAGCGCGGAGAGGTTTGACCAGGCTTTGCCATAGAAGCTTGGGACCTTTTCCATTTGCGGCCACCATGCGATGCCATCGAAGTAGTTCCAATAAGTCCCAAGATCGGCAGTGTCGGGCCGCCGCGCAGCCATGCGGCCGACTGCAATCGCGTCCCCATAGTTCACGATGTTCGGCAGCACGCCGCCGTTCGAGCCGTAGTCATGAAAGGAGGTCATCAAATACATGCCCGGCCCGAGGGCGCCGGTATTGTTGCCGGTATGGGGCTTAACGCCAGGGTAAGGTGAGGCGGTGCCGCTGAAGCCGCTGATCGCCAGCGGTTTCTTCTGCGGGTCCACGGGAAAATCCCGGCGCCGAGCTTGAAGCGGCAGGGTGGCAAGCAGGGTAAAACTCAGCACCCAGGCGAAGAGATGAATGCGTATCATGACGCCTCCTTTCGAAAACGGAGGGATGAGATCACCGCAGCAGGACGAGCTTCCTGCTCTGCGAAAAGCCTTGCGCCCGCAGGCGATACACGTAAACGCCGCTGGGCAGATCCTGCGCCTGCCATTGCACGCGGTGTTCGCCGGCTGCACATTGCTCATTTGTGAGCGTCGCGATTTCTTCGCCGAGCAGGTTGTAGATTTTGAGCGTGACGAAGCCAGCTCGAGGAAGCGAGAAGCTGATGGTGGTCGAGAGGTTGAAGGGGTTGGGGTGGTTTTGCGCCAGCGTGAAATATGCCATTCGGCCATCAACCGAATTCTCGATGACAGTCGGCTGCGCACTACGGAAGACCCTTCCACTGTCGTCGCCAGCATAAGCAAAGTCGTTTGCATCGAATGCGATCGACCAGATACGGTTGTTCATTAGACCAGCGCCTCTTCTGGTCCAGGTTTCACCCCGGTCTGGGGAATACAGTATTTCCCCTTCCTGCTGGCCTGCAAAGAGGTATCCTCTCGAATTGACTGCAAGGCAGTTAACGTTCACTAGACTCGAGTTTGTTACGCTCCAGTAGTCACCATTATCAGTTGATCGAATAATCCCATTCCACAGGCTGGCTGCAAAAACATCTCCCCAGGCATTGCTGTTGATGTCCATGATGAGGCTGCCGGTGAAGCTTGGTGGGTCTCGATAAACGACTTGCCAGGTATCTCCGCCATCCGATGAGCGGTGTATGCTTCCCATCCAATTCCCTACATTCAGGCAGCAGTTTGTTGTGAGGAAGAAATGCCCACTCAGAGTGGCCACTATCTTGAAAGCATAGAGATCGATCCGACCAAGATATTGCCAGCTTTCGCCATTGGTCTTGGAACGGAAGATGCCTTGGTCGATAGTTGAAACGATAATGACATCGTTCGAATCAATTGCAATGCTATTGATCGTTGGCAAGCCCGTATTGGCTGCAATCCAACTCGTCCCTCCGTCCGAGGACCGAAACACTCCTCGCGAGGTTCCAACGAAGATATCGCCATTTCGATTAATTGCAAAAGTGGAAATATAGGACCCGAGTTTGTCCGTGCCGACTTGCTTCCAATTGCCGTCCCTGTGCGTTGATCGCCAGAGACCATCATCTTGTGTGCCTGCAAAAATGTGCCCACTCGAATTGACGGCAAGTACTGTGATGCGAGTACTGGAAAGTTTGCCGATCTGTTTCCAATAGTCCTGCGCAGGAGCCGCCAATGTAATGCCCAATACAGTCCACAACGTGAGGCCGCCGATCATCTTCTTGCAGCCGATCTTTCTATGACGATACCTCCGCACGCCGCAGACTCCCTCTCTTGTTTTTGTTCCCTGAATCATTCAAGGCCTGCCTCTTCGCACAATGATACCAACTTGTCGCAGAAACTTCCAGCCTGATGCGACGGTCAGGCTGGAAGTCTGCACGCCAGAGCGATCTCACCGCAACAGCGTCATCCGCTTTGCCACCTCCACCTGGCCGGCCTGCAGGCGATAGATGTAGATTCCGCTCGGCACCTCGTGCCCGCGCAGATCCTTGCCGTTCCACACCACTTCATAGCGTCCCGGCGCAACTTCGCGATCGAAGAGCACGGCCACGAGGCGGCCGAGCAGGTCGTAGATTTTAATGAGTGCACGTTGTTTGTGCGCCAGGGGCGGTACTTCAAAGACGATCTTCGTTTCAGGATTGAAGGGATTGGGATAGTTTTGCGAGAGTAGATAGCTTATGATCATCAAGTCCTTTCTTTCCACAACGGAGACGATCGCAGCTTGAACGTACTTGATCGTGACATAGGCACCCCGGTTCGGACCGCCGCTGCAGCCCGTTACGTAAACTCCTCCGTGCGCGTCAACGGCGAGGGCGGTTGCTCGATCAGAAGCATTGGCCGAGCTGTTGAAGCGAACCATCCACCTCGTCTCGCCGGCGCTGTCATATTTGATCGTTGCAAAGTCATCAGAGGTGCCCGAGCCGGCGCTCTTGCCGGTCACATAAACGTTTCCTCGTTCATCCAAAACCATGTCGCTCGGTTCGTCGAGGGATTTGCCGGGACCGTCATAGCGAGCATGCCATTGCTCGATGCCGGGGCTGTTGAATTTCACCAGCAGGTAGTCCAATCCCAAAACTCCCGGCGCACTACGCCCTTGGCCGAGCACGTAGACATTCCCGGCTCTGTCCAGGCGAATGAATTTGCCACCTTCAGTCAAACTTTGCGAAGAGGCCGCCCATTGTTGCACGCCCGCGCTGTTGTATTTGACAGTCGCATTGAAGCCCGTCACGTAAGTATTGCCGGCGGCGTCAAGCGCCAGCGCATAGGCATGATCGGCAAACCTGCCGGAGCCGTTGTAATGCGAACGCCACTGCTCCACTCCGTCGCGATCGTATTTTATCGTGGTGAAATCGAAGCCGGTATCCAGCTCCAAGCTGCTGCCGGTCACGATGACTTCACCGGAGGCATTCACGGCAAGATCATATGCAACGTCGGAAGAGGACTGTGCCTGTCCGCTATATCGCGCCACCCACCGTTCTTCGCCGGCAGCGTTGTATTTGATCGTGGCAAAATCGGTGTTTTGATCAGCTCCAAGACTCGATCCCGTAACATAGACATTCTCTTGTTCATCGACGGCAAGCGCATTGATGAAGTCCTGCCCATTTCCCGGGCCGTTGTAACGAGCGCGCCATTGCTCAACACCGGCATTGTCGTATTTGACGACTGCGTAATCGACTGAAGTGCCCACTCCGTAACTCCAGCCGGCGACATAGACATTTCCATGCTCATCAAGCTTCAGAAAGGAGGGGCTGTCAACGCCATTGACCGGGCCGTTGTAACGGGTGAGCCACTGCAATTCGCCGGCGAAGTTGTATTTCACCGTGACGAAGTCAGAGGAGGTCCTTGCCCCCCGGCTGACACCCGTGACGTAAACGTTGCTCAGATCATCCACCGCAATGTCGTAGGCACAGTTGAAAGAATTGGTCGGCCCAGCCCCGTTGTGCCGCGCGACCCAAAGTTCGTCGCCATCGCCGTTGTATTTGATGGTCGCATAATCGTTGCCGGTGCCGGCACCGCGACTTTCACCGGTAACATAAACATTGCCACCCGCATCGATCGCCAACGCAGTTGCGCGATCTTGCTCCTGCCCGGGACCGTCATAGTGTCGAACCCAAAGCTCGTTGCCCATCGGGCTGTATTTGATTGTGGTGTAATCATCGCTGGCACCGGCGTTGTATCCCGTAACGATGGCATTGCCAGTTCGATCAACGGCAATGGCAATTCCAAGAGCTTGATGGCTGCCCGGCCCATCATAGGTTTGGACCCATTCTAGCGTTCCCGAACGATTGAACTTGACGGTAACCATTTTCAGTTGGCCATGACCTGCACTCATTCCAGTCACATAAGCATTTCCCAGGTCATCTACAGCAAAGTCAAAGAAATCGTCCCAATTATTGGTCTCCCCATCATAAAGGGCAGCCCATTGCTCATGCCCAACGGCATCGTATTTCACCACGACATAATCATCATTCGTTCGGGCGCCGTAACTTGTGCCGCCGACGTAGACGTTGCCGGAGCCATCGAGGGCAAGAGCATAAGCCCGGTCAATCCCCCGGCCTGTGCCATCATAGAAGGCAGTCCACTCTTCCCTTCCGTTTTGATTGTATTT
The window above is part of the bacterium genome. Proteins encoded here:
- a CDS encoding SBBP repeat-containing protein yields the protein MSRANLSKSTFSHSLSDSIRVEWLNYFAADSASDGNDQAQAVAVDDAGNVYVTGSSDSPIAGRDFYTVKYSPSGARLWSARYDGSANWQDGAQALAVDTHGNVYVTGQSWGLDTSNDFATVKYNRNGEQQWAVRYNGPQNSDDHALAIAIDDSGNVAVAGIGFDVVTSARAGVTVYYNNAGIEQWVVRQGQGDAFNYSVAVALDDAGNVYVTGSVQDDFFTSKYNQNGREEWTAFYDGTGRGIDRAYALALDGSGNVYVGGTSYGARTNDDYVVVKYDAVGHEQWAALYDGETNNWDDFFDFAVDDLGNAYVTGMSAGHGQLKMVTVKFNRSGTLEWVQTYDGPGSHQALGIAIAVDRTGNAIVTGYNAGASDDYTTIKYSPMGNELWVRHYDGPGQEQDRATALAIDAGGNVYVTGESRGAGTGNDYATIKYNGDGDELWVARHNGAGPTNSFNCAYDIAVDDLSNVYVTGVSRGARTSSDFVTVKYNFAGELQWLTRYNGPVNGVDSPSFLKLDEHGNVYVAGWSYGVGTSVDYAVVKYDNAGVEQWRARYNGPGNGQDFINALAVDEQENVYVTGSSLGADQNTDFATIKYNAAGEERWVARYSGQAQSSSDVAYDLAVNASGEVIVTGSSLELDTGFDFTTIKYDRDGVEQWRSHYNGSGRFADHAYALALDAAGNTYVTGFNATVKYNSAGVQQWAASSQSLTEGGKFIRLDRAGNVYVLGQGRSAPGVLGLDYLLVKFNSPGIEQWHARYDGPGKSLDEPSDMVLDERGNVYVTGKSAGSGTSDDFATIKYDSAGETRWMVRFNSSANASDRATALAVDAHGGVYVTGCSGGPNRGAYVTIKYVQAAIVSVVERKDLMIISYLLSQNYPNPFNPETKIVFEVPPLAHKQRALIKIYDLLGRLVAVLFDREVAPGRYEVVWNGKDLRGHEVPSGIYIYRLQAGQVEVAKRMTLLR
- a CDS encoding T9SS type A sorting domain-containing protein, whose protein sequence is MIQGTKTREGVCGVRRYRHRKIGCKKMIGGLTLWTVLGITLAAPAQDYWKQIGKLSSTRITVLAVNSSGHIFAGTQDDGLWRSTHRDGNWKQVGTDKLGSYISTFAINRNGDIFVGTSRGVFRSSDGGTSWIAANTGLPTINSIAIDSNDVIIVSTIDQGIFRSKTNGESWQYLGRIDLYAFKIVATLSGHFFLTTNCCLNVGNWMGSIHRSSDGGDTWQVVYRDPPSFTGSLIMDINSNAWGDVFAASLWNGIIRSTDNGDYWSVTNSSLVNVNCLAVNSRGYLFAGQQEGEILYSPDRGETWTRRGAGLMNNRIWSIAFDANDFAYAGDDSGRVFRSAQPTVIENSVDGRMAYFTLAQNHPNPFNLSTTISFSLPRAGFVTLKIYNLLGEEIATLTNEQCAAGEHRVQWQAQDLPSGVYVYRLRAQGFSQSRKLVLLR
- a CDS encoding T9SS type A sorting domain-containing protein; amino-acid sequence: MIRIHLFAWVLSFTLLATLPLQARRRDFPVDPQKKPLAISGFSGTASPYPGVKPHTGNNTGALGPGMYLMTSFHDYGSNGGVLPNIVNYGDAIAVGRMAARRPDTADLGTYWNYFDGIAWWPQMEKVPSFYGKAWSNLSALADGRSVVAVHSGEPNRSHEVTIDALQGFAIWTTGILNNNTGLPLLWPRLTVDGADKIIICSSVRGVLNGIAKSKEVTLFNEYDWRSTQQVLKPDTSLRTPQFSADDQAMDSFGNKTAIAVAERGGDIHLWETQNNGATWTYRNLTNYPNDLPIGAQEIRPWDTCDLIYDNTGKLHVFWEAVRATQDTAGTALELWHSREVGIQHWEEGGSIQQVVAWKDLPDAQLESDEDLFRAGDPFDQINADATLTMQPQAAFDGSNGLYLVFAAYRPLDFDTDSTHFTDIYVRTPTSGDVIGRVVNITDTPQSEDLWASVADNLTEAIHLVYQSDGNTGNSIIGGGAAPTVLLYYAVSPYDPIEPGASIIVFAPTTLEAEPGDTLAVPVSLRLNGESLSSFRAALEVTQHPLSFVKFAPGPLDPEGRLRVIPITPARVGMVFEKSQGLPIAGDGVLATLKFRVGPNPSPDTKIAELGFSETSATDMNAVTVPVRSLPGQVSILPQRGEIHGTVWHDLDGDGARDANEAGLAGWRVYLAGARQDSVPTDLSGSYSFRKLDPGGYSIAVKVLPGWSKTVPPGMHVLHLTLGQSAHDVDFGLWAPDGGALGGTVWFDKNGNGLREPTEFPLLGRTIHLRGAASFRATTDADGRFVFPQVAAGQYSVSQELFGDWHQTWPPSAAGYVITLQPHQIFDTLDFGNALGPLSVGQASSADLPAAFALFSNMPNPFNPGTIIRYAVPRASRVRLEVFNLLGERVAMLIDGLQAAGYHTVEFRAADLPSGLYLCRLTAPGFRAVSRMLLLR